The following proteins come from a genomic window of Trichoplusia ni isolate ovarian cell line Hi5 chromosome 16, tn1, whole genome shotgun sequence:
- the LOC113501998 gene encoding gamma-butyrobetaine dioxygenase-like, translating to MFALRLISCAKNFVKSVPNISGIKQIHINKVLHRNKSDEFIDLVIRGESLQFPNVWLRENCQCEQCYHKSAQSRILDWSKFDLNVKPKYVSKDQNSLQVTWEDGHSSQYNLNWLKFRGFTPENQKTYSETIYKPKQITWHTENFDEIFSKHDYNEILSSNEALYNWLYKLSVYGVALIQNTPDSDTAIDAVVNKIGFTKRTHYGVKFVVRQLPNTSNVAYLSSNLQMHTDLPYYEYCPGANLLHCLVQTASQGGENMLSDCHYTAEYMKVHHPDQYSLLTDIEVEWRDVGVEDGNEFFKLHRAPVICLDRHGEITRINFSIPQRGSHFPMAIELVKPWYEAHSMFLALNQKFAAKFKTKAGDILTFNNIRLLHGRNAYEDSENNVRQLIGAYVDWDEIYSRLRCLKIKLNNEDGIC from the coding sequence ATGTTCGCCTTGAGACTCATATCGTGCGCTAAAAACTTTGTTAAATCAGTGCCAAATATTTCGGGTATCAAACAAATTCACATTAACAAAGTGCTTCACAGAAATAAATCTGATGAATTTATTGATCTAGTCATTCGCGGCGAATCTCTGCAGTTCCCCAACGTGTGGTTAAGAGAAAACTGCCAGTGTGAACAGTGCTACCATAAATCAGCCCAGAGTAGAATACTCGATTGGTCCAAATTCGATCTTAACGTAAAACCAAAATATGTCTCCAAGGACCAGAATAGTCTTCAAGTAACGTGGGAGGATGGACACTCATCGCAATATAACTTAAACTGGTTAAAATTCAGAGGGTTTACCCCCGAAAATCAGAAGACTTACTCGGAAACCATTTACAAGCCTAAGCAGATAACGTGGCACACCGAGAATTTCGACGAAATATTTTCCAAGCACGACTACAACGAGATTCTAAGTTCAAACGAAGCTCTGTACAACTGGTTGTACAAGTTATCTGTTTACGGAGTCGCATTGATCCAAAATACGCCCGACTCCGACACAGCGATAGACGCCgttgttaataaaattggttttactAAGAGGACTCACTACGGAGTGAAATTCGTTGTGCGTCAATTACCAAACACAAGTAACGTTGCCTATTTGTCGAGTAATCTGCAGATGCACACGGACCTCCCCTACTATGAATATTGTCCTGGGGCTAATTTATTACACTGTTTAGTTCAAACAGCTAGTCAAGGTGGAGAAAATATGCTTTCAGACTGTCACTATACAGCTGAATATATGAAGGTACATCACCCAGACCAATACAGTCTGCTGACCGACATTGAGGTGGAGTGGAGGGACGTGGGGGTAGAAGACGGTAACGAGTTCTTCAAACTGCACCGGGCGCCCGTAATTTGCTTAGATCGTCACGGTGAAATAACTAGAATCAACTTTTCGATTCCTCAACGAGGAAGTCATTTCCCAATGGCAATCGAATTGGTAAAACCGTGGTATGAAGCCCATAGCATGTTTCTCGCTTTAAATCAGAAGTTCGCAGCGAAATTTAAGACGAAGGCTGGCGATATACTTACCTTCAATAACATAAGGCTGTTACATGGCAGGAACGCATACGAAGACAGTGAAAATAATGTGAGACAACTTATAGGTGCGTATGTGGACTGGGATGAAATATATTCAAGACTGAGATGCTTGAAGATCAAGTTAAATAATGAAGATGGCATCTGTTGa
- the LOC113502001 gene encoding mitotic spindle assembly checkpoint protein MAD2B-like: protein MIDPCILDITLEFLSVAFHSILYYASVYPKSIFETRKKYNIIVYRSVHPQVNEYIDTTLKKIEQCFIEDRLDCVQFAVLDANFKTIFTYVFQFGNLSDPNEPIDPYLVQCEMNLRAFCLKLSSLKCFFNDMPQSSSFSINIHTNDDAPLVLDSNFEIFPVEERYETRVENNKVVPIKTLTIKNHSIESVLEFE, encoded by the coding sequence ATGATTGATCCTTGCATTCTTGATATAACATTAGAATTTTTATCGGTTGCTTTTCATAGTATCTTGTATTACGCATCAGTGTACCCAAAGAGCATCTTCGAAACtcgtaagaaatataatattatcgtTTACCGATCGGTTCACCCACAGGTGAATGAATACATTGATACAACCCTCAAGAAGATTGAACAATGTTTCATAGAAGATCGGCTGGATTGTGTGCAGTTTGCTGTTCTAGATGCAAATTTCAAGACCATTTTTACatatgtttttcaatttggaaacCTTTCCGACCCGAACGAGCCAATAGACCCATATTTGGTGCAATGTGAGATGAATTTGCGAGCATTTTGTTTGAAACTGTCTTCCCTGAAGTGTTTCTTCAACGATATGCCCCAGAGCTCGAGTTTCTCCATCAATATCCACACCAATGATGATGCTCCCCTAGTACTTGATTCTAATTTTGAGATATTCCCAGTGGAGGAACGTTATGAAACTCGTGTGGAGAATAACAAAGTTGTTCCCATAAAAACACTGACAATTAAGAACCACTCTATTGAAAGTGTCTTGGAATTTGAATAG
- the LOC113502000 gene encoding uncharacterized protein LOC113502000 — MWYEILPSAFIITAALGLPGWGLYHIHNLSLGNHYRRSLDDRWNRHLYQRDLRLTGNPYNVYGLEKIPDN, encoded by the exons ATGTGGTACGAAATTCTGCCCAGTGCTTTCATTATCACGGCTGCCCTGGGTTTACCAGGTTGGGGTCTTTATCACATTCACAATTTATCACTTGGCAAC CACTACCGGAGGTCACTAGATGACAGATGGAACCGTCATCTTTACCAGAGAGACCTTAGACTTACTGGAAACCCTTACAATGTCTAT gGGTTAGAAAAAATTCCAGACAATTAA
- the LOC113501996 gene encoding tripeptidyl-peptidase 2, whose amino-acid sequence MKALGRISYHILAKYKNKYSGKNLVIRMTVNCVLPDLESKTCYNNMCYRSFNEDKHNEAGKVIRSSKMADSPIDCDFPVWGLLPKKETGVVSFINKNPNYDGRDTVIAIFDSGVDPAAEGLKVTSTGETKVIERFDCSGCGDVDTSTVIRKVTDGCITGLTGRKLKIPEGWKNPTGSWRVGVLYPFSLYPSKLKERIQEHRKEHEWDVGYKPAFAEANKQLQDFETDVASKTPTLSPEDKILKEELEARVEVLQAAEKKYNDVGPTYDCVLFHDGSIWRACIDTSECGDLASGPFLGEYSVTHEHTHLTPFDEMTISINVHDEGHTLEVVGMCSTHGTHVAAIAAGYFPSEPDRNGVAPGAKLVSLTIGDSRLGSMETGTALVRACIKVMELSKRMRIDVINMSYGEHAHWSNAGRIGDIICEVVNRYNVSWVVSAGNHGPALCTVGAPPDIAQPILIGVGAYVSPEMMSAAYSMRARVCGGAFSWSSRGPAADGAPGLAVCAPGGAVAAVARFTLRNCQLMNGTSMAAPHVAGAVAALISGLKAKNLPYSPYSIKRALENSATYLSHVEPWAQGCGLLNVEKAFELLSTHWSAAERDVTFSVSCGPGAAKGVLLRPRPGDPPRDLGLSVEPRFLQDHTDMQNKSIIPKQIAFGVRLALGCDAAWLSAPQHLDMMNAARPFTIRVDTTSLPPGPHFTSINAYDVSCVEKGPVFRIPVTVLQPQPLQLAAPAPPAIVEKKVLFKPATIVRHFVIVPPEATWGVLKISTDDKEKAGRFLVHTMQLLPKRSCRCHETQKMINVNAEAPTVLPFQLVGGVTLEVVIAKYWANIGDISVDYSVEFHGLKPDFGSRLTLGAGEAVRPVLLAALRLQDVQPSATLKYSEPVVRPTETKLSPLTARDVIPPSRQIYQLVNIYNFHIAKATEVSPIISLLCDMLYESEFESQMWMLYNSCKQLMAVGDAYPSKYSVKLEKGDYILRLNIRHENKALLEKLQELPATIQQRLQQPITLDVYCSQPMAITGGKKFSSCSLSNGQLLPLYFTSVPSDKVSRSLGAAGQALAGGVTFAKDELGRKVDTYGLHVLLPEPPKRAPAPKDKARPNDDYMDALKDFCTGWLAKLEGDKLEQVYEELVEKFPGYLGAHIAYLHALDPPTDAKKLPHANEDPDVTTAWCEQLITIADKVIKAIDQEKLLAYLGMKNDTRSDANKIKQEQDKARWQAVEALSRRGAALCRLRALAHSGAARDKLTDALHNNMADLLKFADLTDAKAIHYGVWHCFSFKQWGRAVKLLLKIQEERPSKEVEERLIEAYQQLGWNFYAKAAQSALPIKYPSTYRPF is encoded by the exons ATGAAAGCACTGGGCAGAATTTCGTACCACATCTTAGCAAAATATAAGAACAAATATAGTGGAAAGAACTTGGTGATACGAATGACAGTTAACTGTGTGTTGCCAGATCTTGAATCAAAAACTTGTTACAATAACATGTGCTACCGAAGTTTTAATGAAGATAAACACAACGAAGCAGGTAAAG TTATCAGGTCATCAAAAATGGCAGACTCTCCGATCGACTGTGACTTCCCTGTTTGGGGACTATTACCGAAAAAAGAGACGGGGGTTGTAtcctttatcaataaaaatccCAACTATGATGGAAGGGATACTGTTATTGCAATATTTGACTCGGGCGTGGACCCAGCAGCCGAAGgattaaag GTGACAAGTACAGGAGAAACGAAGGTGATCGAAAGGTTTGACTGCAGCGGCTGTGGCGATGTGGATACTAGTACTGTCATTAGAAAAGTTACCGATGGATGCATTACCGGTCTTACGGGTCGCAAACTGAAG atcCCAGAGGGATGGAAGAATCCAACTGGCTCATGGCGTGTGGGTGTGCTATACCCTTTCAGTTTGTACCCTTCTAAGTTGAAGGAACGCATACAAGAGCACCGCAAAGAACATGAGTGGGATGTAGGGTACAAGCCAGCATTTGCTGAAGCCAACAAGCAATTGCAAGACTTTGAAACTGATGTTG caTCAAAAACTCCAACATTAAGTCCTGAAGATAAGATCCTAAAGGAGGAGCTGGAAGCCAGAGTGGAAGTGCTGCAGGCAGCTGAAAAGAAGTACAATGATGTGGGACCCACTTATGACTGTGTGCTGTTCCATGATGGCAGTATTTGGAG AGCATGTATCGACACGTCGGAGTGCGGCGACCTGGCGTCCGGGCCGTTCCTGGGCGAGTACAGCGTCACACACGAGCACACGCACCTCACGCCCTTCGACGAGATGACCATCAGCATCAACGTGCACGATGAGGGACACACGCTCGAGGTCGTCGGCATGTGCT CGACTCACGGCACGCACGTGGCGGCCATCGCGGCGGGCTACTTCCCGTCGGAGCCGGACCGCAACGGCGTGGCGCCGGGCGCCAAGCTGGTGTCGCTCACCATCGGGGACAGCCGCCTCGGCTCCATGGAGACCGGCACGGCGCTCGTGCGCGCCTGCATCAAGGTCATGGAGCTCTCCAAGCGCATGCGCATCGACGTCATCAACATGAGCTACGGCGAGCACGCGCACTGGTCCAACGCGGG GCGTATCGGTGATATAATCTGTGAGGTTGTGAACCGCTACAATGTCTCATGGGTGGTGTCGGCTGGAAACCACGGACCAGCCCTGTGCACTGTAGGAGCTCCGCCTGACATAGCGCAGCCTATATTAATTG GTGTGGGCGCGTACGTGTCCCCGGAGATGATGTCGGCGGCGTACTCCATGCGCGCGCGCGTGTGCGGCGGCGCCTTCAGCTGGAGCTCGCGCGGGCCCGCGGCCGACGGCGCGCCTGGCCTGGCCGTCTGCGCGCCCGGCGGGGCCGTCGCCGCCGTCGCCag ATTCACTTTGCGAAACTGTCAACTTATGAACGGCACGTCCATGGCAGCGCCTCATGTAGCCGGAGCAGTAG CGGCCCTTATCTCGGGTCTGAAGGCGAAGAATCTCCCTTACTCGCCGTACTCGATCAAGCGCGCCCTGGAGAACTCTGCCACGTACTTGTCTCACGTTGAGCCTTGGGCTCAAGGCTGTGGGCTGCTCAATGTGGAGAAG GCGTTCGAGCTGCTGTCGACGCACTGGTCGGCGGCGGAGCGCGACGTGACGTTCAGCGTGTCGTGCGGGCCCGGCGCCGCCAAGGGCGTGCTGCTGCGGCCGCGGCCCGGCGACCCGCCGCGCGACCTCGGCCTCAGCGTCGAGCCGCGCTTCCTGCAGGACCACACCGACATGCAGA ACAAGTCGATAATTCCGAAGCAGATCGCGTTCGGCGTGCGGCTGGCGCTGGGCTGCGACGCCGCCTGGCTGTCCGCGCCGCAACACCTCGACATGATGAACGCGGCCAGGCCCTTCACCATCAGGGTCGACACCACCTCCCTGCCGCCCGGACCGCACTTCACTAG TATAAACGCGTACGACGTGTCGTGCGTGGAGAAGGGCCCGGTGTTCCGCATCCCGGTGACGGTCCTGCAGCCGCAGCCGCTGCAgctggccgcgcccgcgccgcccgccatcGTCGAGAAGAAGGTGCTCTTCAAGCCCGCCACCATCGTCAGGCATTTTGTTATCG TACCACCTGAAGCCACGTGGGGAGTGTTAAAAATCTCAACGGACGACAAGGAGAAGGCTGGCAGATTCTTAGTGCATACCATGCAATTGTTACCTAAACGAAGCTGCAGGTGTCACGAGACTCAGAAGATGATCAACGTGAATGCTGAAGCACCTACAGTGCTGCCGTTCCAGTTAgta GGCGGTGTAACTCTGGAGGTGGTGATAGCAAAGTATTGGGCGAACATCGGCGACATATCGGTGGACTACAGCGTGGAGTTCCACGGGCTGAAGCCGGACTTTGGTTCGCGACTGACGCTGGGCGCGGGCGAGGCCGTGCGGCCCGTGCTGCTGGCCGCGCTGCGCCTGCAGGACGTGCAGCCCAGCGCCACGCTCAAGTACTCCGAGCCCGTCGTACG GCCTACAGAAACAAAACTTTCTCCGCTCACGGCGCGTGATGTCATCCCTCCCAGCCGGCAAATTTATCAACTAgtcaatatttataacttcCATATTGCCAAGGCTACAGAG GTTTCACCAATAATATCGTTGCTTTGCGACATGCTATATGAGTCGGAGTTCGAATCGCAGATGTGGATGTTGTACAATAGTTGTAAGCAGCTAATGGCAGTTGGAGACGCATATCCTTCTAAG TATTCTGTAAAACTGGAGAAAGGCGACTACATACTAAGACTAAACATTCGTCATGAGAATAAAGCTTTGCTAGAAAAGTTGCAAGAGTTGCCGGCCACTATTCAGCAACGGTTGCAGCAACCGATCACGCTGGACGTTTACTGCTCGCAACCAATG gcaATAACGGGAGGCAAAAAATTCAGTTCGTGCTCCTTGTCAAATGGACAATTATTACCATTGTACTTCACATCTGTACCCTCAGACAA GGTGTCCCGCTCGCTGGGGGCGGCGGGGCAGGCGCTGGCGGGCGGCGTGACGTTCGCCAAGGACGAGCTGGGCCGCAAGGTGGACACGTACGGCCTGCACGTGCTGCTGCCCGAGCCGCCCAagcgcgcgcccgcgcccaaGGACAAGGCGCGCCCCAACGACGACTACATGGACGCGCTCAAGGACTTCTGCACCGGCTGGCTCGCCAAGCTCG agGGTGATAAACTAGAACAAGTGTACGAAGAGTTAGTTGAAAAGTTCCCAGGATACCTCGGCGCTCATATCGCGTACCTGCACGCACTAGACCCACCTACCGATGCTAAGAA aCTACCTCATGCTAACGAAGATCCTGATGTAACGACGGCTTGGTGTGAACAACTTATTACCATAGCTGACAAG GTAATAAAGGCTATCGATCAGGAGAAACTGCTCGCATACCTCGGTATGAAGAATGATACTCGAAGTGATGCgaataaaataaagca GGAGCAGGACAAGGCGCGCTGGCAGGCGGTGGAGGCGCtgtcgcggcgcggcgcggcgctgtGCCGCCTGCGCGCGCTGGCGCacagcggcgcggcgcgggacAAGCTCACCGACGCGCTGCACAACAACATGGCCGACCTGCTCAAGTTCGCAGACCTCACCGACGCCAAG GCGATCCACTATGGAGTATGGCACTGCTTCAGCTTCAAACAATGGGGCCGCGCCGTGAAGCTTCTGCTCAAGATCCAAGAGGAGCGCCCCTCAAAGGAAGTGGAAGAGCGGCTCATAGAAGCCTACCAGCAGCTGGGATGGAACTTCTATGCGAAGGCGGCGCAATCCGCCCTGCCCATCAAGTACCCCTCAACCTACAGACCGTTCTAG